In Lemur catta isolate mLemCat1 chromosome 1, mLemCat1.pri, whole genome shotgun sequence, one DNA window encodes the following:
- the PAQR9 gene encoding membrane progestin receptor epsilon has translation MPRRLQPRGSGTKGPPATAPAASVAARHSHPATSGEPPASAKPLLRWDEVPDDFVECFILSGYRRLPCTAQECLASVLKPTNETLNFWTHFIPLLLFLSKFCRLFFLSGGDVPFHHPWLLPLWCYASGVLLTFAMSCTAHVFSCLSLRLRAVFFYLDYASISYYGFGSTVAYYYYLLPGLSLLDARVMTPYVQQRLGWHVDCTHLIAAYRALVLPVAFVLAVACTVACCKSRTDWCTYPFALRTFVFVMPLSMACPIMLESWLFDLRGENPTLFVHFYRRYFWLVVAAFFNVSKIPERIQPGLFDIIGHSHQLFHIFTFLSIYDQVYYVEEGLRQFLQAPPAAPTFSGTVGYMLLLVVCLGLVIRKFLNSAEICSKK, from the coding sequence AGGGCCCTCCCGCCACGGCTCCGGCAGCTTCGGTGGCTGCCCGGCACTCCCACCCCGCCACCTCTGGGGAACCCCCAGCGTCGGCCAAGCCGCTGCTGCGCTGGGACGAGGTGCCTGACGACTTCGTGGAGTGCTTCATCCTGTCGGGCTACCGGCGTCTGCCGTGCACGGCCCAGGAGTGCCTAGCCTCGGTGCTGAAGCCTACCAATGAGACGCTCAACTTCTGGACGCACTTCATCCCGCTGCTGCTGTTCCTGAGCAAGTTCTGCCGTCTGTTTTTCCTGAGCGGTGGCGACGTGCCCTTCCACCACCCGTGGCTGCTGCCGCTGTGGTGCTATGCGTCGGGAGTGCTGCTGACCTTCGCCATGAGCTGCACGGCGCACGTGTTCAGCTGCCTGTCGCTGCGCCTGCGTGCCGTCTTCTTCTACCTGGACTACGCGTCCATCAGCTACTATGGCTTCGGCAGCACCGTGGCCTACTACTACTACCTGCTGCCTGGCCTGAGCTTACTGGATGCCAGGGTTATGACCCCATACGTGCAGCAGCGCCTGGGCTGGCACGTGGACTGCACGCACCTCATCGCTGCCTACCGCGCTCTCGTGCTTCCCGTCGCCTTCGTGCTGGCGGTGGCCTGCACCGTGGCCTGCTGCAAGAGCCGCACCGACTGGTGCACCTACCCGTTCGCGCTGCGCACCTTCGTCTTTGTCATGCCGCTCAGCATGGCCTGCCCCATTATGCTCGAGAGCTGGCTCTTCGACTTGCGTGGTGAGAACCCCACGCTCTTCGTGCACTTCTACCGCCGCTACTTCTGGCTGGTGGTGGCCGCCTTCTTCAACGTGAGCAAGATCCCTGAGCGCATCCAGCCAGGCCTCTTTGACATCATCGGCCACAGCCACCAGCTCTTCCACATCTTCACCTTCCTCAGCATCTACGACCAGGTGTACTACGTGGAGGAGGGCCTGCGCCAGTTCCTCCAGGCTCCGCCTGCTGCACCCACCTTCTCAGGCACCGTGGGCTACATGCTGCTGCTAGTGGTCTGCCTGGGGCTGGTCATCAGGAAATTCCTAAACAGCGCCGAAATCTGCAGTAAAAAGTGA